The genomic interval AAAAGGTAATTCCTGATCTTATTATTATTGATTTAAGATTGCCGGATATGGAAGGATATGAAGTAACGACCCTGTTAAAATCGATCGATGAGTTAAAAGACAAACCCATTATAGCTCTTACAGCCGAATCAAAAAAAAATGTTAAAGAATTAACGCTTGCCGCCGGCTGCGATGGTTTTATACACAAACCAATCAACGTTAATGAGTTTTTATTCAAAATTGAAGAATATCTTTCAGGGCGAAGGGATCGTTTAGCAGAAAACCAACAGCAACAGTTTTTACAAAAATACAATGTTGAATTAGTTCAAAAATTATCCAAAAAAATTATTCAGCTGGAAACCATTAATGAAGATCTGTATAACGTCAACAAAGAATTGTCAAAATCTAAAGATGAACTTGGCAGATATAATGACCGGCTTTTTTATTTAAATAATCTGGCAAATTTTCTACGCAAAAGACAAAATCCCGAAGAAGTTTTAAAGATATTGCCTCAAAAAACCATCGAAGGGTTCAAAGTAAAGCGATGCATAATCTTTAAAGTTGAAGTCGCATCAAATCAACTTATCCCAATCTATTACGCCGGTATCGAGCTAAAGCGGTTTAAATATAAAAAATTTCAGCTTAATACAAGGCTGTTCGAAACTATTCGGCAAAAAGGTGGTTTAGTTTGGATTAGAAATACTGCTGACATAATGGAATATGAACTGGAAAAATTTTCCAAGAGCTTAAAAACATCGTCATTTATTTTAAGCAAGTTAAATGATCTTGGAGCCAGGGCTGATTCAACGCAAGTTTTAAAATCTGTGACCGATTTAGACCAGCAAAAAGAACTTCCTGATAAATACATATTATTTATTGATAAAGGGACTGATGGTTCCCCGGTTGAAACGTACGAAGTCCGGATTCTAAAATCCTTTATTCAAACAGTGGGTACTATTTATGAAAACATGCTTCTCTACCATCACCTGCTTGAGACGTATAAAATCCGAGAACAACAGGCTGTGACTGATGAATTAACAAAAGTTTATAATTACCGCTATTTAATGCGCGAACTGGAGAGAGAAGTAAATCGTGCCCAGCGTTTCAAAATGCCATTTTCAATTATAATGATCGATATTGACCATTTTAAAAATTACAATGATATTAATGGTCACCAAATGGGTGATGCCCTTCTAAAGAAATTTAGCAAGCTTTTAAAGGAGAATACGCGCAAAACAGATACAATTGCCAGATATGGTGGTGAAGAGTTTTTAATAGTACTGCCTGGAGTGAAAAAAAACAGAGGTATTGAGATTGCAGATAAATTACAATCAAAAGTTGAACAGAAAGTTTTTCCAAATCAGAAAAAACAACCTCTGGGTAATTTAACTATAAGTTCTGGCCTGGTATCTTTTCCTGAAGATGGCGAAACTACAAAAGCCTTGCTGAAGAATGTTGACAAAGCCCTTTATAAAGCAAAAAACAAGGGCCGTAACAGGCTGATAGTATTTGGAAAATAGATTAATTGCGGGTTAAAAACTGAGTGGAAATACTATCTTTCAATCTTCTACTTTTCAATCTCCTTTGGCTTAGATTTCCATCGTTTATGCATCCAAAACCATTGGTCAGGATATTTCCGAATCCACTTATCCAGTGCAGAAGTATGAAGTTGAGTAATTTCCAGGATCGATTCATCTGAGACTTTTAAACCTTCAGGAATTTTAATCTCCTCAAAAAATATATCAAAATGCGCATAACTAGTGCGAATTGCTGCCATAAACAACATGTGCGATCCGCTCCTTAGTTGAAAAATAGCAGGCCCAACGGCCGTTGATGATGGTTGACCAAGGAAATCCACAAATATGCCTTTTTTTCGTGCATCCTGATCACCCGCAATCGCAACACACTTATTCGACCTTAAGAATTTCAATCCTTCCCGCATTGCCGATTTGGTATAAATAACTGTACAACCATTCCGTTCACGATTTTTGTGCATAAAATCATCTATATACCTGTTTTTAATTCTTTTAGCAATTGCAGCAAAAGGAACTTTTTTTAGGCCAAGGTAAATTGAAAACCACTCAAAGTTGCCCAAATGCCCCGTCATTAAAAGAGCACCTTGTTCTTTGGCCAGTGTTTTCTCTATCAGCTCCAGGTTATGAGATGTAAAATGTCTGTCAATATTTTTAATATTTATCTTTTTTGTCTGTAAAACCTCAAACCACAGATAGGTGAAGTTACGGTAAATATTTTTCACCAATAGTTTTTCATCAAAGGGTAAATTATCTCCATAAACTTTTTTCAGGTTTTCACGGATTACCCTGCGCCTGTAACCGATAAAGTTCTGTAAAATGAATGCAAAGATGTTAGCAATTTTTTCAACAAACCCAAAAGGAAGGATAGTAAAAAGGCTATAAAGGCTCTTTAAAAGATAATATTGTATTCTGTCCATAATGGTAAATTAAACATTTCATTTTTTTTATTCAACCAGTAGAATCGTTGTACTAAATTAAATTTGAACTTCTTATCCGATCCGCTTAAATTTATTAGCTCTTTCCAAAAAGAAAACTATACATTAATTATAAAATATAACCTTAAAATAAGTAATAAAGGAGAGTTAGTATAATGATGACTCAAATGCGCCAGATGAGCAAAGTAATCTTTGTAATTGTCGGATTGGCGTTTATAGCACTGATTGTTTTTGAATGGGGTGCCGGTGGACCAAGCGGACCAGATTCAACCGTTGGCGAAGTAAACGGTAATAAACTTTCATTTACAGAATATCAAGAGCTTTATAAACAACTTTACGAAAATGAGCGCGCTGCACGTCCTGATGCACAAATAGATGAACGCCGCCTGGAAACACTTAAAAACCAGGTATGGGAACAGTTTATTCAACGTACTTTATTAACCGAACAAATGGATCAGTTAAATATTGCGGTTACAGATTCGGAAGTAGTATACCAAATCATGAACTTTCCTCTGGATCAGATTAAGCAAAACCCATCTTTACAGACAAATGGTGTTTTTGATCCAAAAAAATACCGTGCTGCTTTAAATGATCCTAACATCCCCTGGGCAGAGATTGAAAGCTTTTACAGACAGCAGATTCCATTCACAAAGTTGCAAAATGTTATCACAAATTCAGTCCGCGTGAGTGAGTCTGAAATAGAAGATGAATTTATTCGCAAAAACGTTAAGGCAAAAGTAGAGTATCTTTCTATAATGTCCGCTCTTTTTCAAACCGGTATTGAAGTTAGCGATGATGAAATTGCGGCTTATTATGAAGAGCATAAAGAAGAATATGAGCAGGAGCCAATGCGCGATCTGGCCTATGTTCTATTTGAAATAAAAACGACAAAAGCCGACACAGCAAGACTTTTTGAAGACTTTGATGAAATAAAGGAAAAACTGGCAATGGGAACAGAAGATTTTAGTACCCTTGCTTATCAATATTCTACAGACCCTTCTGCTTCTCAAAACGGTGGAGATTTGGGTTATTTTGAACGTGGTGCAATGGTTAAGCCATTTTCAGATGCAGCATTTGCAGCTAATATAGGTGATTTGGTTGGACCGGTTGAAACACAATTTGGGTACCACCTGATTAAGGTTGAAGACAAGAAAAAAGAAAATGGTGTTGAAAAAGTAAAAGCCAGCCATATTTTATTAAAAATTACCATCGGAAATGATACCCGATTTGAACAGGAAGATAAAGCTAAAATTTTCTCACGCGATGCAATCGAAAAGGGTTGGGACACTGTTGCTGAAGAAACCGGATACGAAATAAAATCAACAGGTTTTTTTGAAGAAAGATCAGGCTTTATCCCTGGTTTGGAAAGAAATCCGGCTATTTCGAATTTTGCCTTTACAAAGTCCGAAGGGGATGTCTCCGGTGTCTTTGGATTAGATAACGGCTATGTTGTATTTAAAGTCAATGGTATAAAAGATAAAGGTTATAAGTCGCTTGAAGAACAGAAAGCATTTGTAACCAATCAGGTAAAACTTTTGAAAGCTAAAGATATTGCCCGAGCCTATGCAGAAAATTTGAGCTCAAAAGTTAGCCAGAACTTGCCATTTAGCGAAATCGCCCAAAGTGATACATCAAATAAAGTTAAATACGATGTTACTCCAATGTTCAGTTTAAACCAGCCTATTTCGGGCGGTGTTGGAAAAGCGGCAGAGTTCTCAGCAAATGCTTTTAATATGACACCAGGTGATATTTCCGGATTGATTGAAACCGATCTCGGATTCTATTACCAAAAACTACTCGAGAAAACAGCTTTCGATAGTACAGCGTTCTCAGTACAAAAAACAGCCATCCAAAGCCGTTTATTGAATCAGAAAAAAAATATTGTTTTTGCTGATTGGATGAAGAATTTAAAAGATGAAGCTGATATCGTTGATAACAGAAGGAAATTTAGTATTTATTAAATCTAATTTTATTCTAAAACTTAAAAAGCCCCGCAATTTAATTTGACGGGGCTTTTTCTATTTCAAGATCGTATTCTCACACATCCAAATATTTAGATCATTACTTTTTCATTTTATTTAATGCCCCGGTTAAGCTTTTAAATTGCTTTTCTGTTAAGGCCTGTTCAGCATCACTTAATGCTGTTGGAGGATTAAAATGAACCTCAACCATAATCCCGTCAGCTCCCACAGCTAACGAAGCTTTTGAAATTGGCTCAATCAAAGTGGCAATTCCTGTTGCATGGCTTGGATCAACAATAACAGGTAAATGTGTTTTTTCTTTTAATAAAGGCACGGCACTAATATCCAATGTATTTCGTGTTGCTGTTTCAAATGTTCTAATACCCCGTTCACATAAAATTACATTTGGATTTCCCTTAGCCAGAATATATTCAGCGGACATTAACAATTCTTTAACTGTGGACATTAACCCTCTTTTCAGCAAGATTGGTTTTTGGGTTTTACCAACTTCTTGCAGTAAAACAAAGTTTTGCATATTTCTGGCGCCTATTTGAAGCATGTCGGCATAGTCAGCAACCAAAGCAACATCATCCGGGGAAATAACTTCGGTAATGATTGGCATATTATATTTTTCACCGGCTTCTTTTAACAAACGCAGCCCTTCTTCACCCAGTCCCTGAAAGCTGTATGGACTTGTTCGTGGTTTAAAAGCACCGCCTCGCAATATTTGAGCACCATTTTCGGCAACAATTTTTGTTGATTCTATCATTTGATGGCGCCCTTCTACACTACACGGGCCTGCCATAATTATAAACTCATCCCCGCCAATTTTTATATCGTTCACTTCTACTATCGTTTGTTCCGGTTTTCTTGCTAAACTATAAAGCGGTGCTTTCTCATTTGAAACAACTTTTCCGCCGGATTCAGATGTACTCTCAAAGTCCTCATCCGCCTGATAATGGTGATATGAGCCTAAAACATGCAAAAACCCGACCATTGACTTTATCTCCTCAAATGCCGCGTCTATGTGCGGATCATCAGCGTGGCCATCAATTTCTACAAAAAAGTTATATTTCCAAGGCTCAGTTTTATGAGGACGTGATGTCAGCATTGTCATATTCAGATTATGTTTTTCAAAAACACCTAGACATTTAAAAAGCATCCCAGATTGATCCAGCGTATTGAAAACAGCGGTAACTTTCCACGGTGCAATTTTATCATTTGCCAGCTGAATATCTTCATTTGTAATAAGGACAAAACGTGTCTGATTATGCGGATAGTCTTCAATTTTTTGTGAAAGAACATCCAAACCATAGAGTTCTGCTGATTCAACACTGGCAATGGCAGCTGTGTCTATCAATTTCTTATTAGCAATCATTTTAGCACTACCGGCTGTATCATATGTTGGGATAATTTCTGTATCCGGGTAACCGCGTAAAAAAACTTCGCATTGTGAGATAGCTGCTGGATGGGAATAGATTTTTTTAATTCTATCTTTTGTAACATCCGGATAAACAATCAAACTATGATTGATTGGAATTATTACCTCTTTGAGAATTGTAAGTTTATTTTCTACTAACAAATCATATGTATGGGAAATATTTCCAATAATAGAGTTATCAATTGGCAACAGCCCATAATCAATTAGCTCTTTTTTTAATGCATCTACAACGGCATAAGATGTCCTGAAAGGCACATTCTCTACCTCGCGGTCATGATATAAATGATCAATGGCTTTTTCACTGTAAGCACCTTTTTCCCCTTGAAACCCAATTTTAATATTGCTCATCTTTTCCTTATTTCATCTGTTGTTATTATACTTCTAAAAATTCGTTCCATGCCAGGGCAGCTGCACCAATTACAGCAGAGTTTCCGTTGCTTATTCCTGTTGGAAGAATTTTGATTTGATTTTTAAAATTTTTAATTAAGTGAGATTCCATATATTCTTTGGTTTTTTTCAATAATAAATCACCCGATTTTGCCAATCCGCCGCAAATAATAAATGCTTCTGGTCCGATGGTCATTGCTACATTTGCCAGGCTTACACCTAACAGGCGTGCTGTGTAGTCAAAAGTTTCAAGAGCTACTTTATCACCTTTTTTAGCAATTTCAGTCAGCTTTTTAGCAGAAAGTTCTTCTGTTGGTATTTCCCTGATTTTTGAATTACTAACTCTTTTTGCAGATAGTTCTATCGCCGATCTCACAATACCTGGTGCAGAAACATAGCATTCCAGGCAACCGCGTTTTCCACATCCGCAATGACGCCCATGAAAGTCTATACAAACATGGCCAAGTTCTCCGGCAAATCCATTTTTTCCATAAAGCAACTTACCATCAATAATTATCCCGCTTCCAAGACCAGTGCCAAGTGTGATGATAATAAAGTTTTTCATACCTTTGCCAGCACCAAAAAGTAGCTCTCCTAATGCACTTGCATTGGCATCATTGGTAATTTTAACGGGTTTTTTAAATTGTTTTTCTATTGCCTTTGCAAGATTAAACGTACCCCATTTCAAATTTGGAGGACTTTCGATCATACCAGTGTAATAGTTCGCATTTGGCGCTCCTACACCTATCCCCTTTAATTTATATTTGTCTGCATTTTTAGTGAAAAAATCGTTTACATTTATTTTTATGCGTTTAATTAATTCATCTGCCGGCTTCTTCGCTTTGGTTGGGATTGAAAACTCAGCAATTACATTGCCGTTTTTTTGTACAAATCCAAAAACGGTGTTTGTCCCACCTATGTCAATTCCAAGCATTACAGTTTTCATCGTGATTTTCTTTCATATTTTAGGAAAAACGGAATTTACACTTTATTCAAATTTCAACAAAATAAACTTGCCGAAATAGTTCTGGAAAAAACAAGTTCTCTATAAACCAAAACTATATTTATTTTTCAACAGTTCTTTGGTCTTTTCACTCATCTTTAATTCACCCACTTCTTCTTCAGAAACCCAACGAACATCCGCTGCATCATCCCCGGCTTTTATTGATCCACCAGTTACTGTGCATTCAAAATCAATAATCACATAATGAAATAATAATTCTGCATTTTCTCCATACTCAATAACATCAAAAACTAAAACGGCTTCACCCACTTCTATTTCAAGATTTGTTTCTTCCAGGATTTCACGTTTTAGGGCATTCTTCATGGATTCGCCTGGTTTTATTTTTCCACCCGGAACAGCCCACACACCTTTTGCCGGAGCATTGGCCCGCTTAACAAGTAAAATCTTTTCATCTTTAAAAATGATTGCACCAACAGCAACCTGTGGGAAATGTTTATTTAGCATGAAATTGAAAGCGTTTGATTGTAAAGAAATGAGTTATTATTTCAAAAAAAAAGAGGTGAATTTAAGAGTTAATCTCGCCATCCTGAACTGGTTTCAGGATCCAATTTAATTTGTTACTTATCCGTTTGGATTCCGAAATAAATTCGGAATGACGAGTTTTATTTATAGTCCAATCAGAACAAAAATTAAACTTCCAGAACCATCCGGATTGGATCTTCAAGAAGTTCTTTTACTCTTTTCAAGAATGTTACAGACTCTTTGCCGTCAATTATCCGGTGATCGTAAGAAAGCGCGATATACATCATTGGGCGGATTACAACCTGACCATTAATCGCAACTGGTCTATCAATAATATTATGCATTCCTAATATTGCTGATTGCGGAGCGTTGATAATTGGGGTTGACATCATTGAGCCAAAAACACCACCATTAGTAATAGTAAATGTTCCACCGCTCATTTCATCAATCGAAAGTTTACCATCCCGCGCTTTTCCTGCCAAGCCTGCAATTTCCAATTCAATTTCATGCAAGGCCATTTTTTCTGCGTTTCGAATAATCGGCACGACAAGGCCTTTTTCAGTTGAAACCGCAATCCCAATATCCGCATAGTCGTGATAAACTATTTCATTTCCATCAATCATGGCATTTGCAGCAGGGACTTCAGTTAAGGCAATTGAACTGGCTTTAGTGAACAAGGACATAAATCCCAAACCAATTCCATATTTTTCCTTAAAAGAATCTTTATATTGCGCCCGAAGCTCTTTTACTTTTTGCAGATCCACTTCATTAAAAGTTGTTAACATTGCTGTTCCATGCTTGGCATCAAGCAATCTGCGGGCAATGGTTTTGCGCAATGTTGTCATCCTTACACGACGTTCATTTCTTTCGCCCGATGGTGCTTCTGTTTTAGCAGGCTCACTTTTAACAGGTTGTTTTACACCGCCATCCAAAGCTTTTAAAGCGTCAGCTTTAGTAACGCGTCCACCTGCTCCGCTACCTTCAACTTTAGCAGATTCAATTCCTGCTTTACCCAAAATGTTTGCCGCAACAGGAGAAACTTTTGCCTGCTTTTCCGGTTCTACGGATTCCTTTTTGGGTTCAGATTTTACTTCTGCCTTTTTGGGAGCTTCTTGTTTCTTTTCCGGTGTATCATCGGTATCGGCCCCATTTGCGCTGGTGTCAATCTCTGCAATTACTCCGCCGATTAAAATTGTATCGCCTTCTGCAGCTTTCTGATGCA from Calditrichota bacterium carries:
- a CDS encoding lysophospholipid acyltransferase family protein: MDRIQYYLLKSLYSLFTILPFGFVEKIANIFAFILQNFIGYRRRVIRENLKKVYGDNLPFDEKLLVKNIYRNFTYLWFEVLQTKKINIKNIDRHFTSHNLELIEKTLAKEQGALLMTGHLGNFEWFSIYLGLKKVPFAAIAKRIKNRYIDDFMHKNRERNGCTVIYTKSAMREGLKFLRSNKCVAIAGDQDARKKGIFVDFLGQPSSTAVGPAIFQLRSGSHMLFMAAIRTSYAHFDIFFEEIKIPEGLKVSDESILEITQLHTSALDKWIRKYPDQWFWMHKRWKSKPKEIEK
- a CDS encoding diguanylate cyclase: MADIIRYRGYQYFEAERGIEGIRLAKKVIPDLIIIDLRLPDMEGYEVTTLLKSIDELKDKPIIALTAESKKNVKELTLAAGCDGFIHKPINVNEFLFKIEEYLSGRRDRLAENQQQQFLQKYNVELVQKLSKKIIQLETINEDLYNVNKELSKSKDELGRYNDRLFYLNNLANFLRKRQNPEEVLKILPQKTIEGFKVKRCIIFKVEVASNQLIPIYYAGIELKRFKYKKFQLNTRLFETIRQKGGLVWIRNTADIMEYELEKFSKSLKTSSFILSKLNDLGARADSTQVLKSVTDLDQQKELPDKYILFIDKGTDGSPVETYEVRILKSFIQTVGTIYENMLLYHHLLETYKIREQQAVTDELTKVYNYRYLMRELEREVNRAQRFKMPFSIIMIDIDHFKNYNDINGHQMGDALLKKFSKLLKENTRKTDTIARYGGEEFLIVLPGVKKNRGIEIADKLQSKVEQKVFPNQKKQPLGNLTISSGLVSFPEDGETTKALLKNVDKALYKAKNKGRNRLIVFGK
- the aroF gene encoding 3-deoxy-7-phosphoheptulonate synthase; translation: MSNIKIGFQGEKGAYSEKAIDHLYHDREVENVPFRTSYAVVDALKKELIDYGLLPIDNSIIGNISHTYDLLVENKLTILKEVIIPINHSLIVYPDVTKDRIKKIYSHPAAISQCEVFLRGYPDTEIIPTYDTAGSAKMIANKKLIDTAAIASVESAELYGLDVLSQKIEDYPHNQTRFVLITNEDIQLANDKIAPWKVTAVFNTLDQSGMLFKCLGVFEKHNLNMTMLTSRPHKTEPWKYNFFVEIDGHADDPHIDAAFEEIKSMVGFLHVLGSYHHYQADEDFESTSESGGKVVSNEKAPLYSLARKPEQTIVEVNDIKIGGDEFIIMAGPCSVEGRHQMIESTKIVAENGAQILRGGAFKPRTSPYSFQGLGEEGLRLLKEAGEKYNMPIITEVISPDDVALVADYADMLQIGARNMQNFVLLQEVGKTQKPILLKRGLMSTVKELLMSAEYILAKGNPNVILCERGIRTFETATRNTLDISAVPLLKEKTHLPVIVDPSHATGIATLIEPISKASLAVGADGIMVEVHFNPPTALSDAEQALTEKQFKSLTGALNKMKK
- a CDS encoding ROK family protein, with translation MTMKTVMLGIDIGGTNTVFGFVQKNGNVIAEFSIPTKAKKPADELIKRIKINVNDFFTKNADKYKLKGIGVGAPNANYYTGMIESPPNLKWGTFNLAKAIEKQFKKPVKITNDANASALGELLFGAGKGMKNFIIITLGTGLGSGIIIDGKLLYGKNGFAGELGHVCIDFHGRHCGCGKRGCLECYVSAPGIVRSAIELSAKRVSNSKIREIPTEELSAKKLTEIAKKGDKVALETFDYTARLLGVSLANVAMTIGPEAFIICGGLAKSGDLLLKKTKEYMESHLIKNFKNQIKILPTGISNGNSAVIGAAALAWNEFLEV
- the odhB gene encoding 2-oxoglutarate dehydrogenase complex dihydrolipoyllysine-residue succinyltransferase; this encodes MKIDVVVPVIGESITEAVMGVWMKEEGAFVEEDEIICEVESEKATVEIVAEKAGALHQKAAEGDTILIGGVIAEIDTSANGADTDDTPEKKQEAPKKAEVKSEPKKESVEPEKQAKVSPVAANILGKAGIESAKVEGSGAGGRVTKADALKALDGGVKQPVKSEPAKTEAPSGERNERRVRMTTLRKTIARRLLDAKHGTAMLTTFNEVDLQKVKELRAQYKDSFKEKYGIGLGFMSLFTKASSIALTEVPAANAMIDGNEIVYHDYADIGIAVSTEKGLVVPIIRNAEKMALHEIELEIAGLAGKARDGKLSIDEMSGGTFTITNGGVFGSMMSTPIINAPQSAILGMHNIIDRPVAINGQVVIRPMMYIALSYDHRIIDGKESVTFLKRVKELLEDPIRMVLEV
- a CDS encoding NUDIX hydrolase, with translation MLNKHFPQVAVGAIIFKDEKILLVKRANAPAKGVWAVPGGKIKPGESMKNALKREILEETNLEIEVGEAVLVFDVIEYGENAELLFHYVIIDFECTVTGGSIKAGDDAADVRWVSEEEVGELKMSEKTKELLKNKYSFGL